Proteins from one Drosophila gunungcola strain Sukarami chromosome 3R, Dgunungcola_SK_2, whole genome shotgun sequence genomic window:
- the LOC128252888 gene encoding EH domain-containing protein 1 has product MPRQEAGDSFLKREKNTQEVVENVIGELKKIYRSKLLPLEEHYQFHDFHSPKLEDPDFDAKPMILLVGQYSTGKTTFIRYLLERDFPGIRIGPEPTTDRFIAVMYDDKEGVIPGNALVVDPKKQFRPLSKYGNAFLNRFQCSSVASPVLNAISIVDTPGILSGEKQRIDRGYDFTGVLEWFAERVDRIILLFDAHKLDISDEFRRSIEALKGHDDKIRIILNKADMIDHQQLMRVYGALMWSLGKVLQTPEVARVYIGSFWDQPLRFDANRRLFEDEEQDLFRDLQSLPRNAALRKLNDLIKRARLAKVHAFIIAELRKDMPSVFGKDSKKKDLIKNLGQVYDRIQREQSISPGDFPDIKKMQEVLQHQDFTKFHSLKPHLLDIVDNMLAKDIARLIEMIPQEEMSLVSEPVVKGGAFEGVIDDHVSPFGYMKGEGIDAGYGEHEWICNKDKPRTDGIFNGLGPVDGKISGATAKQELIKSKLPNSVLSKIWKLSDVDGDGFLDADEFALALHLINVKLEGCELPTMLPEHLVPPSKRYE; this is encoded by the exons atgccGCGTCAAGAAGCGGGCGACAG CTTTCTGAAGCGCGAGAAGAACACCCAGGAGGTGGTGGAGAATGTGATCGGCGAGCTGAAGAAGATCTACCGGAGCaagctgctgccgctggaggAGCACTACCAGTTCCACGACTTCCACTCGCCGAAGCTGGAGGATCCGGACTTCGATGCCAAGCCGATGATCCTGCTGGTGGGCCAGTACTCCACGGGCAAGACGACCTTCATCCGCTACCTGCTGGAGCGCGATTTCCCGGGCATCCGGATCGGGCCGGAGCCGACGACGGACCGCTTCATCGCCGTGATGTACGACGACAAGGAGGGCGTGATCCCGGGCAACGCCCTGGTGGTGGACCCCAAGAAGCAGTTCCGGCCGCTGTCCAAGTATGGCAACGCCTTCCTCAACCGCTTCCAGTGCAGCAGCGTGGCCTCACCGGTGCTGAACGCCATCTCTATCGTGGACACGCCTGGCATCCTGTCCGGCGAGAAGCAGCGCATCGACAGGGGCTACGACTTCACCGGGGTGCTGGAATGGTTCGCGGAGCGGGTGGACCGCATCATCCTGCTGTTCGACGCCCACAAGCTGGATATCTCCGACGAGTTCCGGCGCTCGATCGAGGCGCTCAAGGGGCACGACGACAAGATCCGTATCATCCTGAACAAGGCGGACATGATCGACCACCAGCAGCTGATGCGGGTGTACGGAGCGCTGATGTGGTCGCTGGGCAAGGTGCTGCAGACTCCGGAGGTGGCGCGCGTCTACATCGGCTCCTTCTGGGACCAGCCGCTGCGCTTCGATGCCAACCGACGGCTCTTCGAGGACGAGGAGCAGGACCTGTTCCGCGATTTGCAGTCCCTGCCGCGCAACGCCGCCCTGCGCAAGCTGAACGACCTGATCAAGCGGGCGCGCCTGGCCAAGGTGCACGCCTTCATCATCGCCGAGCTGCGCAAGGACATGCCCTCGGTGTTTGGCAAGGACAGCAAGAAGAAGGACCTGATCAAGAACCTCGGCCAGGTGTACGACCGCATCCAGCGGGAGCAGTCCATCTCCCCGGGCGACTTCCCCGACATCAAGAAGATGCAGGAGGTGCTGCAGCACCAGGACTTCACCAAGTTCCACTCGCTCAAGCCGCACCTGCTGGACATCGTGGACAACATGCTGGCCAAGGACATTGCGCGGCTCATCGAGATGATCCCGCAGGAGGAGATGTCGCTGGTCAGCGAGCCCGTGGTCAAGG GTGGTGCCTTCGAGGGAGTCATCGACGATCACGTCTCGCCCTTCGGCTACATGAAGGGCGAGGGCATCGATGCCGGCTACGGGGAGCACGAGTGGATCTGCAACAAGGACAAGCCGCGCACAGACGGCATTTTCAACGGGCTGGGACCCGTCGATGGCAAAATATCCGGTGCAA CTGCCAAGCAGGAGCTCATCAAATCGAAGCTGCCCAACTCGGTGCTCAGCAAGATCTGGAAGTTGTCGGATGTCGATGGCGATGGCTTCCTGGACGCCGACGAGTTCGCGCTGGCCTTGCACTTAATCAACGTGAAGCTGGAAGGCTGCGAGCTGCCCACCATGCTGCCGGAGCACTTAGTACCGCCGTCGAAGCGCTATGAGTAG
- the LOC128258299 gene encoding rhodanese domain-containing protein CG4456, with the protein MATYEEVKDVPNHPETYLFDVRNETELKETGVLPASLNIPLAELEKALNLPAKDFAQTYGREKPAIDATLIFSCKAGGRAARAANLASTLGFTNAKAYAGSWTEWEAKQSKNL; encoded by the exons ATGGCCACTTACGAGGAAGTCAAGGATGTTCCAAATCACCCGGAAACGTACCTGTTCGATGTCCGCAACGAGACCGAGCTGAAGGAGACGGGAGTCCTGCCCGCCAGCCTGAACATTCCAC TGGCCGAGTTGGAGAAGGCTCTGAACTTGCCGGCCAAGGACTTTGCCCAGACATATGGACGCGAAAAGCCAGCGATCGATGCGACCCTGATCTTCTCCTGCAAGGCGGGAGGACGTGCTGCCAGGGCGGCCAATTTGGCCAGCACCCTGGGCTTCACCAA CGCCAAGGCTTATGCCGGATCCTGGACGGAGTGGGAAGCGAAGCAGtctaaaaatctataa